In Deltaproteobacteria bacterium, the DNA window CTGCTGCAGCGCCTTCACGCAGCGCTCGTTCTCTTCCGCAGTGCCGATGCTGATGCGGATGTGCCCCGGCATCCCGAAGCCCGCGAGCGGCCGCACGATCACGCCTTGCTTCAGCAGCGCGTCGTATGCACCGACGCCCGCATCGGCGAGCAGGTAGTTCGCGTCGGTCGGCCACGTGGGAACGCCGAGCGCACGCAGCTCGCGCTCGAAATACGCGATGCCGTCGGCGTTCACCCGCTGCGTGCGCGCGACGTGCTCCGCGTCGTCGAGCGCAGCGACCGCGGCCTCCTCGGCGAGCAGGTTCAGGTTGAACGGATGCCGCGCGCGCTCGAGGTAGTCGATCGTCTCGACGTCACCGATGCCGTAGCCGACGCGCAGGCCCGCGAGGCCGTAGATCTTCGAGAACGTGCGCATGATCAGCGTGCCCGGGCGCTTCGCGACCCACGCGAGCGAGTCCGGGAAGTCCGCGCGCCGCACGAACTCGTAGTACGCCTCGTCGATCAGCAGCAGCACGTCCGCGGGCAGCGACGCCACGAAGGCGTCGAGCTCCGTGCGGCCCACGCTCGTGCCGGTGGGGTTGTTGGGATTGCAGACCATCACGACGCGCGTGCGGGGCGTGATCGCGGCGCGCATCGCAGGCAGGTCGTGCACGAGCGCGGGCGTGAGCGGCACGGGCACCGGCGTTCCGCCCATGCCCTTGGTCACGATCGGGTACATCGCGAACGACGGCCACGCGTAGACGACTTCGTCGCCTGGGCCGATGAAAGACTTCGCCATCAGCTCGAAGATCTCGTCGCCGCCGCAGCCGAACACGAGCTGGTTGCCGGCGACGCCCAGACGCTTCGCGAGCTTGGTGCGCAGCTTGAAGCTCGCGCCGTCGGGGTAGCGGTTCACCCGTGCGGCGGCGGCGGCGATCGCCGCAAGCGCCTTCGGCGAAGGCCCGAGCGGGTTCTCGTTCGAGGCGAGCTTGGTCGCGGACTTGATGCCGAGCTCGCGCTCGAGCTCCTCGATCGGCTTGCCCGGCTTGTAGGGCTCGATGCCCGGGATCCACGGCTTGACGTGCGTCACGCGGTTTCTCCCGGACGCAGGTTCGTCGCGCGCGGGAAGGAGCCGAGCACGCGCCACGAGGTCGCGAGCTTCGCGGCGTCGGCGCAGGCGGCCTGCACGCGCTCCTCGCTGTGGTGGCCCTCGAGGTCGATGAAGAACACGTACTCCCAGGGCGTGCCCTTCAGCGGGCGCGCCTGGATGCTGGTGAGATTCACGCCGTGCGCGGCGAAGGGCGCGAGCAGGCGATGCAGCGCGCCGCTCTCGCTCTTGCGCACGGTGTACGCGAGGCACGTGAGGTCGTTGCCGCTCGGCGCCGGCGCGTCGCCGCCGAGCACCACGAAGCGCGTCGTGTTGTCGCGGCGATCCTCGA includes these proteins:
- a CDS encoding histidinol-phosphate transaminase, with product MTHVKPWIPGIEPYKPGKPIEELERELGIKSATKLASNENPLGPSPKALAAIAAAAARVNRYPDGASFKLRTKLAKRLGVAGNQLVFGCGGDEIFELMAKSFIGPGDEVVYAWPSFAMYPIVTKGMGGTPVPVPLTPALVHDLPAMRAAITPRTRVVMVCNPNNPTGTSVGRTELDAFVASLPADVLLLIDEAYYEFVRRADFPDSLAWVAKRPGTLIMRTFSKIYGLAGLRVGYGIGDVETIDYLERARHPFNLNLLAEEAAVAALDDAEHVARTQRVNADGIAYFERELRALGVPTWPTDANYLLADAGVGAYDALLKQGVIVRPLAGFGMPGHIRISIGTAEENERCVKALQQWRAQR